The sequence below is a genomic window from bacterium 336/3.
GTTTTTTTGAAATAAGAAGAAAAGAAGATGAAGAAGTTTTATTTGTACCTATAGAGACCATTATTCGTTGGCAAATTGGTAAACTTTATAAAAATGTAAAAATCTTATCTGTAGATTTAATCAGAATTACGAGAAATGGAGATTTTACTTTAGATGAAAGTGATGATTTAGAAGCAAACTTTATCAATGAAATCAGAAGTAAAATTAAAACTCGTAGAACAGGTAGGGTGGTAAGAATTGAGGTACTTTCAAAATATTCGGAATGGCTCATGCGTATTCTGAAAGAACGTTGGCAAATTGATGATGACAATATTTTTATTGTTGATAAACTTTTGGATTTGACTTGTTTATGGCAAATTGTAAAACATCCTGAATTTGTAGATGAATTGCCTCCATTAACAGAGCAAGTACCTCCTTTGCGTATGCGTGGCTTTCAGCAAGAAGTAGATTTATTTGAATTACTCAAAGAAAGAGATGTCCTTTTACACCATCCATACAATTCTTTTGAACCTCTCTTAGAGCTTTTGGAGCAAGCTGCTGAAGACCCAAATACTTTGGCTATTAAGATGACTATTTACAGACTAGCTAAAAGCTCTCGAATTACCAATGCTCTCCTTAAAGCTGCTGAAAATGGAAAGCACGTTTCTGTACTTTTTGAATTGAAGGCTCGTTTTGATGAAGAAAATAATATCAGAGAGGCAGAAAGGCTACAAAAAGCAGGTTGTTATGTAGTATATGGAGTAGGAGGGTATAAGACACATACAAAACTCTGTTTAATTGTTCGTAAAGAAGAAGATCAAATTGTTCGTTATGTTCACTTATCGAGTGGGAATTATAATGAGGAAACAGCTCGTATTTATACAGATATGGGTTTACTTACAACAGATGAGGATTATGCAGAGGATGTTTCGGAGTTCTTTAATGTAATTACGGGGCATTCTGTACCAGATTATTATAAGAGTCTCATAACAGCTCCCCGAGAAATGCGTGGACATTTGGTGAGTTTAATAAGAAATGAAGCTGAAAATGCGAAAAAAGGTTTAGCATCTGGAATAGCTATCAAAGTAAATTCACTAGAAGACAAAGAAATTATAGATGAGCTTTATAAAGCTTCTCAAGCAGGGGTATCTATTAAGCTTATCATCAGAGGAATATGCTGTTTAAGACCTAATAGAAAAGGCTTAAGCGAAAATATTGAAGTGCATTCAATAGTAGGTGATTATTTAGAGCATACACGTATATATTATTTTCATAATGAGGGCAATCCAAGAATCTATGGTGGTAGTGCAGATATGATGGTTCGTAGTTTTGATAGACGTTTAGAGTCTTTATTCCTCATAACAGATAAATTCTTGAGAATGCAATGCAAAAATATGCTGGTTTATAATTTTAAGGATAATGTAAACTCTTATGCTTTACAAGAAGATGGTTCCTATATTAAAATCGAACCTAAAAATGGAGAAAAGGCTTTCAATATTCATGAAGAGTTTTATAAAGTTACAGAAGAGATAGTAAAACAAGCTCGATTATTTGACTAAAAAAAGCCTTGCTGATTAGCAAGGCTTTTTGCATGAATAGATAGATGTTCTGTTTCTACTACAATAAAAAAGTAAAAACCGTCTGAAAAATGAAGATTAATAAAAAATAGCTTTTCATAAAATTATAAGTTTTTGATTTGATAGATATTATTGTGGTTGAATATGACTGTCTTGTGAAATAGATGTAGAAACTGTAGGGTTACCATGATAGTTTAGTTCACTGTTTTGTTTAGCTGTAACCATCAATTTCTTTTCTACATGAATATTGGCTTCACTATTACGATTTAAATCAATAATAGCTTCTTGTGCTATCCAATCCCAAGCATTTAGATTAGAAAACGAATCTAAATTTGCTTTAAGAATATTACTTTTTCCACTTAAATGTAAAGAAGCATGATTTTCAAGATTTACTTGTAATTGCTCTGTGAAAGGTAAATCGAACACGCCTTCAGCATAATTAGATAATTTAATTTTATTTAGAATTGGAGCATGAATAATCACTTGAATATTGTCTCTTGTATGTGAAACTATACTTAAAACTCCATTTTTTGAATCTACTTTAGCCAAATTAGAAGAAATGTGTACTTCAAATATATTGGAAGGTTTAAATTGAACTTCTATATGTCCTGAAATCTCAATATCTTGAAATTTCTCTAAGGTAAACTTTTTTAGTTCATCGTAATTTTCTGTAGTTACAATTGTACTATTATCGCAGCCCTCACATTCCAAGCCATTAGAGGTAAAAAACCAGATTTTCTTTACATTTTCACTGTCATAAGATACACTCGAATACAAACTGGTTTTTCTTTGAAAACCTTTAGAGAATGTAAATTTCTGATTATAAGGTATCAGTACTTTTAAAGAAAGATTTTGATCTCTAAATTTTGCATCTTTTTTGAATGTGATATTATTGTCAAAAAATAAGGAGGAATCTTTTTTGGATATTTGGTAATCCACCATTTCTATGTGTTTTAAGGCTTCTTCTTTATTTTTCCCTGCTGATTCCCAAACTTTGATAACTTTAATAGTATTGCCTTCATAACCTTTTACATCGATAAAATCTTCATAATAAAAATCATGTCCTTCTATGGTATTGATAGTAAGTGTGAGGACTTTATTTTTATCTAAAACAAAAACCTCTTCTTTTTCAATAGAATAATCTTTTCTGAAATGAATAGCTGTTTGAGGTATTAGCACAAAAAATAAAACAGTACAAGCAAATGAAGTGGCAGATAAGCCCCAAACCAATGAATTATTGATAAAACGTTTTCTGAAAATTAAACCTAAACCTATTAAAAACATAAGTATGGCTAAACATAATATTCCCAAATAACTAATTAAGGTAATAAAGCTTAAATTTTCGATGCTATTAAGTATTACATTGAGAGGAATATCTTGTCCCCAATAAGCATCCCCATCTATCCAGCGAAAGGCTATCAGAGCAATCAGTGTAGCAACTACCAAACTCAATACAGCAAAACCACTTAAAAAAATGCCTAACGTTTTACCCAAAAACAGACTCGTTTGTTTGAAAATTGTATTTACTTTGGGTTGTAAATATTCTAATACACGAGCTAAGAGATAAAAAGGAGTCATGATAAGTTTGACGATTTTGTTGTCATCCTTTTTATCTTCCAATGCAATTTTTAAATTGTTTTCGATATTGTTGAGTGTAATAGGCTCACCTTTCATGGCAACTTTATCAGTAATTGTTTTGGCAACAGGTACAGCAAACCACCATGTTAGATATATTAAAATCCCAATACCACCCATAAGAGCGAGAACAATAAATAATAAGCGAAAAATGAGTTCACCTCCTCCAAAGTAGGCTGCTAAACCACTGGCTACTCCAGCAATTACTTTATTATCTTCATCTCTGAATAATTTTTTAGTAGAAGGCTCTTTTTCAAGAATAGTGTTGTTGTAAACTTGCTCTTTTATGTTTTCAATTACCTCAAAATCAGTAATATCTCCCATTTGTGTAATAAGAGCTTGTACATCTTCTAAAGTGATGACCTGCTTGTAGGAATCAAGTTTGCCTAAAAATATTTCAGCAATTCTGCTTTCTATATCTTCAACAATTTCTTTGTTGCCTTCGTAGTTAGCAAAATAAGAATTTATCTTACTCAAATATTCTTGAAGCACTTCATAACCATCTTCCTCGATATATAATAAAATGCCTCTGATATTGATACTTAGGTTCTTTTTCATATAGTTAAGCAGTTAATTTTGATTTTTGAATAATTTGTTGTGTGGAGCTAACAAGCTCATCCCAAGTGAATTGTAACTGGTCTAAAAATGACTTACCTGTTTCTGTAATGGTAAAATACTTTCTTGGAGGACCAGAATCAGATTCTACCCACCGATACTCAACCAATCCAGCATTTTTGAGTCTTGTCAGTAGGGGATAGAGTGTACCATCCACAACCATAATTTTAGCACTTGTCAGTTCCTCCAAAATATCTGAAGAATAAATTTCTCCCCTTGCTATAATTCCCAAAATGCAGAATTCTAATATCCCTTTCCGCATCTGGACTTGTGTGTTTTCTAAGTTCATAGACTATGTGTTATAAGGTAGTATGTTATAACTGATACAAATATATAAAAAGGTACTTTGTTATACAAGGTACTTGGTGAAATTTTTACCTAATTATTAAAAAATATTTTTTATTGATTTGATAATGAATATTTTGTATATTGATAAAAAATGATGTAGGTATGAAACCTTTCCTTTTTATTCCAATAATTCTGATTTTGATAAGTTGTCAGCAACAAGAAAAGAAATCGGAAAAGAGTAAACAAGACACAACAAAAACTAAAAACGAGAATATTCTTTTAAAAGAAAAAAAAGTAGAAAGAATACATCCTTTCTTTAAAATGTCTGTTGATATAAAAGGTACAAGATTGGATGTAGAACAGGCGGAATTTCAAGATTGGATTTTTCTAGTAGATAGAAAAGAATTTCTAAAATTCTGTGATACCATTCAATATACCCATTATCCAGTTAGTGAAAGAGCAAAGTATATAGAAAAGTATAGTATTAAGAAAGATTCACTTTTGGTAAAAAGAGATAGTTTAGATTTAATATTTAGCCTTAAAAATGGGAAATTAAAAATTTTAAAGGATAATAATAGATCTGGAGAAGCCTATGTACATTATTATTATCGAGAATATTTACAGGATATAGGCTTCTTTATATGTTTTGTAGCATTGTATGAAGGAGCACATTATTTACTAATTAATGATACTACAGGAGAAGAATTTATGATAAATGGAATACCTCAAATATCACCAAATAAAAAAATGATAGCTACAACTTCTTATGACGCAGGAGGTTATTTTAATGATAGTAGCTTAAATATTTGGTATGTAAAAGGCAAAAAAATAGAAAAATTCTATTCATTTGATACAAGGTTTATTTGGAATTGTGACTGGAGTAGTGATAATCTGCTTAAACTACAAATATTAGCTTCTGGAGATACAAGAGACTGTATAGGAAAAGACCAGCGTACAATTCTATCAAAAGATTGTTATACAGTTTATGATTTGAAAATTAGAGAAACAAAAATAAAATAGCCTATAAAGTTTCTACTAAAATTTTAATATGGATAGGTTTGTCAACTTTTTTATCTGAACGAACAATAAAAGAGGCTGAAGTGAGAGATATATCATTATTTCCTTTTGGGGATTCCCAGCCAATAGCTTGTTCATAAGTGCCACTATCAGCTTTTCTTCCATACCAATAACAATCAGAGTAGATACGATAAATTAGGAAGCCACCTTCTAAATATTTTTTTTCACAATCATAGATACTTTTATCTGTATAATTGTGTAAAAGCCTGATTTCTAACTCTCCTGATTGTTTTTGGGTATCTTGAGAGGAAATTTTTTTGGTATGCAGGGCTTCTAAAAAGGTATTTTTTTTGAGTTTTAATTTCTTTTCAGCTTTCTTTAACTCTTGTAAAGACTCATCTCCAACGCCTATCCAATATGAAATGGATTTGATGGGTTGAGTAGTAGAAATAGAAATAGCTTCATTAAACCATGTTTTTTTATCTTCAAACTTTCGTTCCTGAGTTAAGTAAATAGTCTTCTCAATTATCTGAAATTTAGATGTTTGAGCAAATATATTGGTGGATAATAGTATAAAAAGAATCAATGTTTTCATAGAATCAATGTTTTACCTGCCAAAACTATCATAGTAAGCTGTTGCATGTTTTTCGTAACGCTTAATGAGTTCAATATTTTTAATTTCCAAATCTGTTAGTTCTTTTGATACATCTGTAGAAACGGGAATATACCAATCCACATAAATATCAAAAAAGTCTCTCATTTTACGATTCTTAAATGCATAGCCATGTCTTGCATAAATGGTATTTCTAAGAATCTCTAAATCTCTTTTATACATATTTTCTACATCTTTAGATGTTAGTTGGTGTGTTGATGCATTAAATTTGCTGGCGTCAGGAGTTATTAACTCGCTTTCACCAGATTTTTCGTTATAAGAGTTATAAACAGGAATCATATCAGCAGTAATATTGAGTTTTGGGTCATATTTGAAAGTTTTTTTCTCTAAATTAAGTTTCCTGCCTTCTTTACTTAACTTCTTGTCATAAGGCTTCCAAATACCCTCTATTGCTTTTTTAGAAAGATATAAATCAAATGTAAAAACTCCATCATAAGGATCATTGCCTGCTTCTTTGGCTACAACAGACCAAAGAGTATCTTTTTTGATAAATGTACCTTTAAATTTTCTGTCATTTCCTGCTACCACAGAATGTCCCCAAATAGAGTCTTTTTCTATACGGTCTATGGATAGATTTATTTTATTAGTATATTTTAGTTTTTCCTTTTCTTCAATTTCAATAGCGTTGAAAGAACCCACATAAGACCCATAAAACTCTTGATTCTCTGAATTAATATTGTCTTTTGCTTTTTCAGAGTTTTGAGATACCGCTGTATCCTGCTTTTTATTTTCATCACTTTTCTGAGAAGGAGAGCTATTACAAGCAAATAGAGTTGAGCTAATGAGTAAGCTATATAAAATGTTTCTTTTCATATTTCTTCAAAATTATAATTTCAGCAATAACAAGATTTAAAACCCAGCCTAACCAAGCAACTATTTGATATACATCCATTGGGCGTGGTTGGAACATCGCAACAATAATGTACTTCCATGCTCTTAGTGTGAGAGCAGATAAAGTTAATGAAAAACTCCGTATCATCCATATTTCGTGTGAGATAATTTGATGTTTGATAATACTTGTAGTAGCTTTATATGTATATAAAAACCATAAAACAGCCAATATACAAAAAGCTAACTGTGAGAAAGAACCTCCATTAGCATATATACCAATAATAAAACCTGAAGGAGCAGAAAAAAATAAAATACAAACAATATATAGCCAACCCGCTTTCCTATGAATAGAAGGATGTTTTTTTCGGAGATATTTAGAGAATTGAGTGAAACCAGCTAAAAGTACAAAAACAGAGCTAAAAACATGAATAAAAAATGCTATCCGATAATGTAAAAAATGTATATAATCTTGTTTGATGGCTAAAAAGGCTACATCTAATTTGATTGGAATGTATTGTAGAGTGATTTCAAGCATTAGCCAACACAGATATGCATAAAAAATTAGAATGAACGCATATAATTTCGATTTGTAAAACCATTCAAATATATTTTTGAACACATACATCATACATCTAAACTAACCAAAACCTCATCAATAAAAAAGCTTTTGATAAAAGTTTTAACATCTTCGGGCATATCTGTTATAAAACCTTTTAAATGAGGGTACTTGTATCCTTTATCTACAAGCCCTTCAATAAAACTCACATATACAGCATTCCTGACTTTATCTTCTCCACACTCCA
It includes:
- a CDS encoding polyphosphate kinase is translated as MLVKEKVNHTIDQSDYISRDLSWLKFNWRVLDQAKAQRRNIFEKLKFLAITTSNLDEFFTIRAGSLYNYLDYGKERLDYSGLKGRPFRKILLDEAHQFVADQYEVLHDLVEHFEENGFRLATIRDLRDTEKEQVESYFRKTIFPMLTPMVYDSHHAFPILRAQVLVFGVVTQFEENGKAIRKASFVQIPQNLPRFFEIRRKEDEEVLFVPIETIIRWQIGKLYKNVKILSVDLIRITRNGDFTLDESDDLEANFINEIRSKIKTRRTGRVVRIEVLSKYSEWLMRILKERWQIDDDNIFIVDKLLDLTCLWQIVKHPEFVDELPPLTEQVPPLRMRGFQQEVDLFELLKERDVLLHHPYNSFEPLLELLEQAAEDPNTLAIKMTIYRLAKSSRITNALLKAAENGKHVSVLFELKARFDEENNIREAERLQKAGCYVVYGVGGYKTHTKLCLIVRKEEDQIVRYVHLSSGNYNEETARIYTDMGLLTTDEDYAEDVSEFFNVITGHSVPDYYKSLITAPREMRGHLVSLIRNEAENAKKGLASGIAIKVNSLEDKEIIDELYKASQAGVSIKLIIRGICCLRPNRKGLSENIEVHSIVGDYLEHTRIYYFHNEGNPRIYGGSADMMVRSFDRRLESLFLITDKFLRMQCKNMLVYNFKDNVNSYALQEDGSYIKIEPKNGEKAFNIHEEFYKVTEEIVKQARLFD
- a CDS encoding PadR family transcriptional regulator yields the protein MNLENTQVQMRKGILEFCILGIIARGEIYSSDILEELTSAKIMVVDGTLYPLLTRLKNAGLVEYRWVESDSGPPRKYFTITETGKSFLDQLQFTWDELVSSTQQIIQKSKLTA